One region of Longimicrobiaceae bacterium genomic DNA includes:
- a CDS encoding cyclic peptide export ABC transporter: MLKNFKQLFDFLVRYSTDARHARVAVVVIIVAGIVSGLSNAALVALINAALTARPAGGAALAWGFAGLCLLLPAARFLSQWLLIRLAERATLDLRLSLSERILSVPLRTLEEVGKSRLLAALTNDVPSITRAIGALPVVCMHLTVVVALLVYLGLLSWMLLLVLLAFMLVGVLAYQIPLLRAIRHLGQVRETLDALYEHFRALIEGNKELKLHRGRSRAFVAELLRPTAEELREYGVRAQGTYVAAASVGQVLFFALVGVVLFVAPTFLDPDGGTLTGYALAVLYMMTPLEVLLNSLPDLSRAGIAVEKVDRLGLSLQASDAAPAERAALPDAAAQWSEIALCGVTHTYYSEREDDTFTLGPCDLVLRPGEVVFVTGGNGSGKTTLIKLLTALYTPEGGELRLDGVPVTGENRGAYRQLFSTVFSDYFLFPGLLGLDAAQVDADARFYLAELHLEHKVRVENGRLSSTDLSQGQRKRLALLTAYLEDRPIYVFDEWAADQDPQFKEIFYRHLLPQLRARGKTAIVISHDDGYYDAADRLVRMDYGQLRYDGPPGAEHAPRAERHPRAALSAVGGD; the protein is encoded by the coding sequence ATGCTCAAGAACTTCAAGCAGCTCTTCGATTTCCTCGTCCGCTACTCGACCGACGCGCGGCACGCGCGCGTCGCGGTGGTCGTCATCATCGTGGCGGGGATCGTGAGCGGGCTCAGCAACGCGGCGCTGGTCGCGCTGATCAACGCCGCGCTGACGGCGCGTCCCGCCGGGGGCGCGGCGCTGGCGTGGGGCTTCGCGGGGCTGTGCCTGCTCCTCCCGGCGGCTCGCTTCCTCTCGCAGTGGCTCCTGATCCGCCTGGCGGAGCGCGCGACCCTCGACCTGCGGCTGAGCCTGAGCGAGCGCATCCTCTCGGTCCCGCTGCGCACCCTGGAAGAGGTGGGCAAGTCGCGACTGCTGGCGGCGCTCACGAACGACGTTCCCTCCATCACGCGGGCCATCGGCGCGCTCCCCGTGGTGTGCATGCACCTGACGGTGGTGGTCGCGCTGCTGGTCTACCTGGGGCTGCTCTCCTGGATGCTCCTCCTGGTGCTGCTGGCCTTCATGCTCGTCGGGGTGCTCGCCTACCAGATCCCGCTCCTCCGGGCGATCCGCCACCTGGGACAGGTGCGGGAGACCCTGGACGCCCTCTACGAGCACTTCCGGGCGCTGATCGAGGGGAACAAGGAGCTCAAACTGCACCGGGGACGGAGCCGGGCCTTCGTGGCGGAGCTGCTGCGGCCCACCGCGGAGGAGCTGCGCGAGTACGGGGTGCGTGCGCAGGGGACCTACGTCGCGGCGGCCAGCGTGGGCCAGGTGCTCTTCTTCGCGCTGGTGGGCGTGGTGCTCTTCGTCGCCCCCACCTTCCTCGACCCGGACGGGGGGACGCTCACCGGGTACGCGCTGGCCGTCCTCTACATGATGACCCCGCTGGAGGTGCTCCTGAACAGCCTCCCGGACCTGAGCCGGGCCGGGATCGCCGTGGAGAAGGTCGACCGGCTCGGGCTCTCCCTCCAGGCGAGCGACGCCGCCCCGGCCGAGCGCGCGGCGCTCCCGGACGCCGCGGCGCAGTGGAGCGAGATCGCCCTGTGCGGGGTGACCCACACCTACTACTCCGAGCGGGAGGACGACACCTTCACGCTGGGCCCGTGCGACCTGGTGCTGCGCCCCGGCGAGGTCGTCTTCGTCACCGGCGGGAACGGGAGCGGCAAGACGACGCTCATCAAGCTGCTCACCGCCCTCTACACCCCCGAAGGCGGAGAGCTGCGCCTGGACGGGGTGCCGGTCACCGGGGAGAACCGCGGAGCGTACCGCCAGCTCTTCTCGACGGTGTTCTCCGACTACTTCCTCTTCCCCGGGCTCCTGGGGCTGGACGCCGCCCAGGTGGACGCGGACGCCCGCTTCTACCTGGCGGAGCTCCACCTGGAGCACAAGGTGCGCGTGGAGAACGGCCGGCTCTCCAGCACCGACCTCTCTCAGGGGCAGCGCAAGCGGCTCGCCCTGCTGACGGCGTACCTGGAGGACCGGCCCATCTACGTGTTCGACGAGTGGGCCGCCGACCAGGACCCCCAGTTCAAGGAGATCTTCTACCGGCACCTCCTCCCGCAGCTCCGTGCGCGCGGGAAGACGGCGATCGTCATCTCCCACGACGACGGCTACTACGACGCCGCGGACCGGCTTGTCCGGATGGACTACGGCCAGCTGCGCTACGACGGACCTCCGGGGGCGGAGCACGCCCCGCGGGCGGAGCGGCACCCGCGCGCGGCGCTGAGCGCCGTCGGCGGCGACTGA
- a CDS encoding amino acid adenylation domain-containing protein — MSDLSSRISELSPEKLALLMQRMKAARPAAAASSIPRRERPADPSPPSFAQQRLWLIDQLEPGGFAYNVLAVLRFDGELDVGALQHAVDELVRRHEALRTVFRLEGDRPVQVIAPELRIDLPVEELDGVPDPEAATRERAGEEARRPFDLAEGPLLRTRLLRFGPGSHVLLATMHHIVSDGWSRGVMIRELSALYDAALRGEPASLPELPIQYADFAAWQRERLEGPSAAAQVEYWRKHLEGAPAALELPTDSPRPPVQTFPGARFRFTVPGPTADGLRALAQREQATVFMVLLAAFKVLLQRYSGQEDIVVGSPVANRNRVETEGLIGFFANTLALRTRLADDPSFLALLRRVRETVLGAFEHQEVPFEKVVEAVKPERDPSRLPVFQVMFLVDNTPLEPQHLKGVRLQPVGMDAGISSFDLTLEMEDAGGGLHGVIEYNTDLFREATIRRMAACYRTLLESVHADPSIPLSGLRIVSEEERTLQLAAWNPPTGAAPAEEPVHELFAAQARRTPGAPAVVAQDEEGEVAATLTYAELNSRANRLAHLLRRRGVGAETRVAVCLDRSPEMLVAILGVLKAGGAYVPLDPGHPAERYRFVLADSGAVLAVTRTALEAPLRDLVPTVCLDGGDSPLAGESDGDPAPAVHPESAAYVIYTSGSTGTPKGVLVEHRALASYTRAAAARYGIGAADRVLQFSSLTFDASVEEIFPTLTRGAALVLRTEGMAGTDTVFLELCRAREVTVASLPTAFWHELAAAPADRHAALPPSLRLVILGGERVIPERLARWHDRVGGAVALLNTYGPTEATVVATAADLTAPGAPDGPQGEASIGTPLDNARAYVLDPRGELLPASVPGELYVGGAGLARGYLGRPELTAERFLPDPFGAEPGARMYRTGDLARWRDGGELEFAGRVDDQVKIRGFRVETGEVEAVLAACPRVRQAAVVAREDAPGARRLVAYVVPADAGAPPEARELHAWLRERLPEYMVPSAFVALDAVPLTPAGKLDRRALPAPERDHASVGGAFVAPRNAVEEVLAGVWQEVLGLERVGVHDSLFDLGGHSLSATRVVAQVREIFQVQFPVRVLFESPTIARMAELLLEDPARRSGVERVATLVLELSSLSDEEVDVRLAGPEPAPR, encoded by the coding sequence ATGAGCGACCTTTCCAGTCGGATCTCGGAGCTTTCCCCGGAGAAGCTCGCCCTGCTTATGCAGCGGATGAAGGCGGCCCGGCCCGCCGCCGCCGCTTCTTCCATCCCGCGCCGGGAGCGGCCGGCTGATCCCTCGCCGCCCTCCTTCGCGCAGCAGCGCCTCTGGCTCATCGACCAGCTGGAGCCCGGCGGATTCGCCTACAACGTCCTCGCCGTCCTCCGCTTCGACGGGGAGCTGGACGTGGGCGCGCTGCAGCACGCGGTGGACGAGCTGGTGCGCCGGCACGAGGCGCTCCGCACCGTGTTCCGCCTGGAGGGCGACAGGCCCGTCCAGGTGATCGCCCCCGAGCTGCGGATCGACCTCCCGGTGGAGGAGCTGGACGGCGTCCCCGACCCCGAGGCCGCCACCCGGGAGCGGGCGGGCGAGGAGGCGCGCCGCCCCTTCGACCTGGCCGAGGGGCCCCTTCTCCGGACGCGGCTCCTCCGCTTCGGGCCCGGGTCCCACGTCCTGCTGGCCACCATGCACCACATCGTCAGCGACGGGTGGTCGCGCGGGGTGATGATCCGGGAGCTCTCGGCGCTCTACGACGCCGCCCTGCGCGGCGAGCCGGCGTCGCTCCCCGAGCTCCCCATCCAGTACGCCGACTTCGCGGCCTGGCAGCGGGAGCGCCTGGAGGGGCCGTCGGCGGCGGCGCAGGTGGAGTACTGGCGGAAGCACCTGGAGGGAGCGCCCGCGGCGCTCGAGCTCCCCACGGACTCCCCCCGGCCGCCGGTGCAGACCTTCCCCGGCGCGCGCTTCCGGTTCACCGTCCCCGGCCCCACCGCCGACGGCCTCCGGGCCCTGGCCCAGCGGGAACAGGCCACCGTCTTCATGGTGCTCCTGGCCGCCTTCAAGGTGCTCCTGCAGCGCTACAGCGGGCAGGAGGACATCGTGGTCGGCTCCCCCGTCGCCAACCGCAACCGGGTGGAGACCGAGGGGCTGATCGGGTTCTTCGCCAACACCCTCGCCCTCCGCACCCGCCTCGCCGACGACCCGTCCTTCCTCGCCCTCCTGCGGCGGGTGCGCGAGACCGTGCTCGGCGCCTTCGAGCACCAGGAGGTCCCGTTCGAGAAGGTAGTGGAGGCCGTCAAGCCGGAGCGGGACCCCAGCCGCCTCCCCGTCTTCCAAGTGATGTTCCTGGTGGACAACACCCCGCTGGAGCCGCAGCACCTCAAGGGGGTGCGGCTCCAGCCGGTGGGGATGGACGCGGGGATCTCCTCCTTCGACCTGACGCTGGAGATGGAGGATGCCGGGGGCGGGCTGCACGGCGTGATCGAGTACAACACCGACCTCTTCCGCGAAGCGACCATCCGCCGGATGGCCGCCTGCTACCGGACCCTGCTGGAGAGCGTCCACGCCGACCCGTCCATCCCGCTCTCGGGGCTGCGGATCGTCTCGGAGGAGGAGCGGACGCTGCAGCTCGCCGCGTGGAATCCCCCCACCGGGGCGGCTCCCGCGGAGGAGCCCGTCCACGAGCTCTTCGCGGCGCAGGCGCGCCGCACCCCCGGCGCCCCCGCGGTGGTGGCGCAGGACGAGGAGGGGGAGGTCGCCGCCACGCTCACCTACGCGGAGCTGAACTCCCGCGCCAACCGCCTCGCGCACCTGCTGCGCCGGCGCGGCGTGGGGGCGGAGACGCGGGTGGCGGTGTGCCTGGACCGGTCGCCCGAGATGCTGGTCGCGATCCTGGGCGTCCTCAAGGCCGGCGGCGCCTACGTCCCCCTCGACCCCGGCCACCCCGCCGAGCGCTACCGGTTCGTCCTGGCCGACTCGGGAGCCGTCCTGGCCGTCACCCGCACGGCGCTCGAGGCTCCGCTCCGGGACCTCGTCCCCACGGTGTGCCTGGACGGCGGCGACTCCCCGCTCGCGGGGGAGAGCGACGGCGACCCCGCACCGGCCGTCCACCCGGAGAGCGCGGCCTACGTCATCTACACCTCCGGCTCCACCGGGACGCCCAAGGGGGTGCTGGTGGAGCATCGCGCGCTCGCCTCGTACACCCGCGCCGCCGCGGCCCGGTACGGGATCGGGGCCGCCGACCGGGTGCTGCAGTTCTCGTCGCTCACCTTCGACGCCAGCGTCGAGGAGATCTTCCCGACCCTCACCCGCGGCGCGGCGCTGGTGCTCCGGACCGAGGGGATGGCCGGCACGGACACGGTCTTCCTGGAGCTCTGCCGCGCGCGGGAGGTCACCGTGGCGAGCCTCCCCACCGCCTTCTGGCACGAGCTGGCCGCGGCGCCGGCCGACCGGCACGCCGCGCTTCCCCCCTCGCTCCGGCTGGTGATCCTCGGCGGAGAGCGCGTCATCCCCGAGCGGCTGGCGCGCTGGCACGACCGGGTGGGCGGAGCGGTCGCCCTGCTGAACACCTACGGCCCCACCGAGGCCACCGTGGTGGCGACCGCAGCCGACCTGACCGCCCCCGGGGCGCCGGACGGGCCGCAGGGAGAGGCGTCCATCGGCACGCCCCTGGACAACGCCCGCGCGTACGTGCTCGACCCCCGGGGCGAGCTCCTCCCGGCCTCCGTCCCCGGGGAGCTGTACGTCGGCGGGGCGGGGCTCGCCCGCGGCTACCTGGGGCGCCCGGAGCTGACCGCGGAGCGCTTCCTCCCCGACCCGTTCGGCGCGGAGCCCGGCGCGCGGATGTACCGCACCGGCGACCTGGCCCGCTGGCGCGACGGGGGCGAGCTGGAGTTCGCGGGGCGGGTGGACGACCAGGTGAAGATCCGCGGCTTCCGCGTGGAGACCGGGGAGGTGGAAGCGGTGCTGGCGGCGTGCCCCCGGGTGCGCCAGGCGGCGGTGGTGGCCCGCGAGGACGCCCCGGGCGCGCGGCGCCTGGTGGCGTACGTGGTCCCCGCGGACGCGGGAGCGCCGCCCGAGGCGAGGGAGCTGCACGCCTGGCTGCGGGAGCGGCTCCCGGAGTACATGGTCCCCTCCGCCTTCGTGGCGCTGGACGCCGTTCCGCTCACCCCCGCCGGCAAGCTCGACCGCCGCGCGCTCCCCGCGCCGGAGCGGGACCACGCCTCCGTGGGCGGAGCTTTCGTGGCCCCCCGGAACGCCGTGGAGGAGGTGCTCGCGGGGGTGTGGCAGGAGGTCCTGGGGCTGGAGCGGGTGGGGGTGCACGACAGCCTGTTCGACCTGGGGGGGCACTCCCTCTCGGCCACCCGCGTCGTCGCGCAGGTGCGGGAGATCTTCCAGGTCCAGTTCCCGGTCCGCGTCCTCTTCGAGTCGCCGACCATCGCCCGCATGGCCGAGCTGCTCCTGGAGGACCCCGCGCGGCGGTCCGGCGTGGAGCGGGTCGCCACGCTTGTCCTGGAGCTCTCGAGCCTCTCCGACGAGGAGGTGGACGTCCGCCTCGCCGGTCCGGAGCCCGCCCCGCGCTGA
- the sbnB gene encoding 2,3-diaminopropionate biosynthesis protein SbnB codes for MSDRDDILVVRGEEIVSLLEGRERQVIDLVRGAYEVHERGESSLPHSSFLRFPRPGQERDRVIALPAYLGDGFDVAGIKWISSFPGNLERGIDRASAALILNSTETGRPQAFLESSVISAKRTAASAALGASVLHRDADVSRLGLVGCGLINFEITRFLLAVFPGIRTLVLHDMDPARAALFGRQARRLSDRLEAVVVESPADVLAGAPLVSFGTTAVTPHVGDVSACPPGATILHVSLRDLTPEVILAADNVVDDADHVCRAQTSVHLAEQQTGGRDFIRSSLARITSGAEPARPDPERISVFSPFGLGVLDLAVGQLVQELAREQGIGTRIGDFFPRPWGREEPETAAASGGWSPGVSS; via the coding sequence ATGTCTGACCGCGACGACATCCTGGTGGTGCGGGGCGAGGAGATCGTCTCGCTGCTGGAGGGGCGCGAGCGCCAGGTGATCGACCTGGTGCGCGGCGCCTACGAAGTGCACGAGCGGGGGGAGAGCTCGCTCCCGCATTCGTCCTTCCTCCGGTTCCCCCGCCCGGGGCAGGAGCGGGACCGCGTCATCGCCCTCCCCGCCTACCTGGGGGACGGGTTCGACGTGGCGGGGATCAAGTGGATCTCCTCGTTCCCGGGGAACCTGGAGCGGGGGATCGACCGCGCGTCCGCCGCGCTGATCCTCAACTCCACCGAGACCGGACGCCCCCAGGCCTTCCTGGAGAGCTCCGTCATCAGCGCGAAGCGCACCGCGGCCAGCGCCGCCCTGGGGGCGAGCGTCCTGCACCGCGACGCGGACGTCTCGCGCCTGGGGCTGGTGGGGTGCGGCCTGATCAACTTCGAGATCACCCGCTTCCTCCTGGCGGTCTTCCCGGGGATCCGGACCCTCGTGCTCCACGACATGGACCCGGCGCGGGCGGCGCTCTTCGGCAGGCAGGCCCGCCGCCTGTCGGATCGCCTGGAGGCGGTGGTGGTGGAGAGCCCGGCCGACGTGCTCGCCGGAGCGCCGCTGGTGTCCTTCGGGACGACGGCCGTCACGCCCCACGTCGGCGACGTGTCGGCATGCCCGCCGGGCGCCACGATCCTGCACGTCTCGCTGCGCGACCTGACCCCGGAGGTGATCCTGGCCGCGGACAACGTCGTCGACGACGCGGACCACGTCTGCCGCGCCCAGACCTCGGTGCACCTCGCGGAGCAGCAGACGGGTGGCCGGGACTTCATCCGCAGCTCCCTCGCGCGGATCACCAGCGGCGCCGAGCCGGCGCGGCCCGACCCGGAGCGGATCTCGGTGTTCAGCCCCTTCGGCCTGGGGGTGCTGGACCTGGCCGTGGGCCAGCTCGTCCAGGAACTGGCGCGCGAGCAGGGGATCGGCACCCGCATCGGCGACTTCTTCCCGCGCCCCTGGGGGCGGGAGGAGCCGGAGACGGCCGCGGCCTCCGGCGGGTGGAGCCCCGGCGTCAGTAGTTGA
- a CDS encoding AMP-binding protein, with product MNRPSPLHPAGIAVPRPALAEGPPLPDEAAGPRRLAEVIHRAARHASPRDVVLLRADGSESAWSYADLLARAERVNGGLRRRGLVPGDRVVFQLARGDELLAAFWGCVLGGFAAVPLAPAPGYRRENGVLRVLRGTPGWSGRTFVLASGELAPGVRGVDARLRVLDLDEVEEGAPDPEWHPSRPEDPALFLLSSGSTGEPKRITRTHGNVLSTGARAVWGGAVPDRDKVSLHWLPLDHNAGLMAMIGNTASVSRQVLLPTETVLRDPLAWLDHVSRYRATHTAASNFLLGLVDGRADEVRGRGWDLGCVRHVGVTGEAVVPRTARSFLRLLAPYGLDGRVLRPAYGMSEAGAIARADDFALHTTSDEDRFVRVGRPYPGVSIRVVDAGGALLPEHTPGRVQVRGSAVTPGYDGRPELTREVLTEDGWLDTGDLGVLADGALTLTGREKEVIIVNGVNFHAHEVEAVVEAVDGVERSYTAACATRAASDDTDTLAVFFHTPRTGSALAELLRALRRRIAGELGIDAGHLVPVEKDEVPKTGTGKIRRAELRRQLEEGAFDARLQAVEPAAGADEPAADPPRTAVETQIAALWREVLGVERVGRSDDFFELGGHSLPAGALVARLRAVYGVDLSIRTLFEAPTVAALAVEVARAQGAREEQERLARLLDEMEGLSDEEVLALLDAAQ from the coding sequence ATGAACCGCCCGTCCCCGCTCCACCCGGCCGGGATCGCCGTCCCCCGTCCCGCGCTCGCCGAGGGTCCGCCCCTCCCCGACGAGGCGGCGGGGCCGCGGCGGCTCGCCGAGGTCATCCACCGGGCCGCGCGGCACGCCTCGCCGCGCGACGTGGTCCTTCTCCGTGCGGACGGCTCCGAGTCCGCCTGGTCGTACGCCGACCTCCTGGCGCGCGCCGAGCGCGTGAACGGCGGGCTCCGGCGCCGGGGCCTCGTCCCGGGCGACCGCGTGGTCTTCCAGCTCGCCCGGGGCGACGAGCTCCTCGCCGCCTTCTGGGGGTGCGTGCTCGGCGGGTTCGCCGCGGTGCCCCTCGCCCCGGCTCCCGGCTACCGCCGGGAGAACGGCGTGCTGCGCGTCCTGCGCGGCACGCCCGGCTGGAGCGGGCGGACCTTCGTCCTGGCCTCGGGCGAGCTCGCCCCGGGGGTCCGCGGGGTGGACGCCCGGCTCCGCGTCCTCGACCTGGACGAGGTGGAGGAGGGCGCGCCCGATCCGGAGTGGCACCCCTCGCGCCCGGAGGACCCGGCGCTCTTCCTCCTCAGCTCGGGGAGCACCGGCGAGCCCAAGCGGATCACGCGGACCCACGGCAACGTCCTGAGCACCGGCGCCCGGGCCGTCTGGGGGGGCGCCGTCCCCGACCGCGACAAGGTGTCGCTCCACTGGCTCCCGCTCGACCACAACGCCGGGCTCATGGCCATGATCGGGAACACCGCCTCGGTCTCGCGCCAGGTGCTGCTCCCCACCGAGACGGTCCTGCGGGACCCCCTCGCCTGGCTGGACCACGTCTCCCGCTACCGGGCGACGCACACGGCGGCCTCCAACTTCCTCCTGGGGCTGGTGGACGGCCGCGCCGACGAGGTGCGGGGGCGGGGGTGGGATCTGGGCTGCGTCCGCCACGTCGGGGTCACGGGAGAGGCGGTGGTCCCCCGGACCGCGCGGAGCTTCCTCCGGCTCCTGGCGCCGTACGGGCTGGACGGCCGCGTGCTGCGCCCCGCCTACGGGATGTCGGAGGCGGGCGCCATCGCCCGCGCCGACGACTTCGCCCTCCACACCACCTCGGACGAGGACCGCTTCGTCCGCGTGGGCCGCCCCTATCCCGGCGTCTCCATCCGCGTGGTGGACGCCGGGGGCGCCCTCCTCCCCGAGCACACGCCGGGCCGCGTGCAGGTGCGGGGGTCCGCCGTCACGCCGGGCTACGACGGGAGGCCGGAGCTGACCCGCGAGGTGCTCACGGAGGACGGGTGGCTGGACACCGGCGACCTGGGCGTGCTCGCCGACGGCGCGCTGACGCTGACCGGCCGGGAGAAGGAGGTCATCATCGTCAACGGCGTCAACTTCCACGCGCACGAGGTGGAGGCGGTCGTGGAGGCCGTGGACGGCGTGGAGCGCTCGTACACCGCCGCGTGCGCCACGCGCGCCGCGTCGGACGACACCGACACCCTGGCGGTCTTCTTCCACACCCCCCGCACGGGGAGCGCCCTCGCCGAGCTGCTGCGGGCGCTGCGGCGGCGGATCGCGGGCGAGCTGGGGATCGACGCCGGCCACCTCGTGCCGGTGGAGAAGGACGAGGTCCCGAAGACCGGGACCGGGAAGATCCGGCGCGCGGAGCTCCGCCGCCAGCTGGAGGAGGGCGCATTCGACGCCCGGCTGCAGGCGGTGGAGCCCGCGGCGGGCGCCGACGAGCCGGCGGCGGATCCGCCGCGCACGGCGGTGGAGACGCAGATCGCCGCGCTCTGGCGGGAGGTGCTGGGGGTGGAGCGGGTGGGCCGGAGCGACGACTTCTTCGAGCTGGGGGGGCACTCCCTCCCCGCCGGGGCCCTGGTGGCGCGCCTCCGGGCCGTGTACGGGGTGGACCTCTCCATCCGCACCCTCTTCGAGGCGCCCACGGTGGCCGCCCTGGCGGTGGAGGTGGCCCGCGCCCAGGGCGCCCGTGAAGAGCAGGAGCGGCTGGCCCGCCTGCTGGACGAGATGGAAGGACTTTCCGACGAGGAGGTCCTGGCCCTCCTCGACGCGGCGCAGTAA
- the sbnA gene encoding 2,3-diaminopropionate biosynthesis protein SbnA translates to MKRGIISVIGNTPTIELERYLPDADFQLYAKLEGFNPGGSAKDRPAFRILREALERGEIDPDTVILESSSGNMGIGLAQVCAYYGLRFVCIVDSRTTTQNIRILEAYGARVDVVTDPGPDGFFHARLQRLRELQAQYPKSFWTDQHANARNAEAHLTTTMEEIAAAAGGELDYLFAATSTCGTIRGCSEYIRARGMRTKVVAVDSIGSVIFGGAPGPRLVPGLGAGERPGLYRPEMADEVVLVSDLDCVVGCRRLVRREGILAGGSAGAVMTAVERMRDRIPPASRCAVILCDRGERYLETIYDDAWVEEKFGPVSHLWTETALMEEYV, encoded by the coding sequence ATGAAGCGGGGGATCATCTCAGTGATCGGGAACACCCCGACGATCGAGCTGGAACGCTACCTCCCGGATGCGGACTTCCAGCTCTACGCGAAGCTGGAGGGATTCAATCCGGGCGGGAGCGCCAAGGACAGGCCCGCCTTCCGGATCCTCCGGGAAGCGCTGGAGCGGGGGGAGATCGACCCGGACACCGTGATCCTGGAGTCGAGCTCCGGGAACATGGGGATCGGCCTCGCCCAGGTGTGCGCCTACTACGGGCTGCGCTTCGTCTGCATCGTGGACTCCCGCACCACCACGCAGAACATCCGCATCCTGGAGGCCTACGGGGCGCGGGTGGACGTGGTCACCGACCCCGGGCCCGACGGCTTCTTCCATGCCCGGCTCCAGCGTCTGCGCGAGCTGCAGGCACAGTATCCGAAGAGCTTCTGGACCGACCAGCACGCCAACGCGCGCAACGCCGAGGCCCATCTCACCACCACGATGGAGGAGATCGCCGCGGCGGCCGGGGGAGAGCTGGACTACCTCTTCGCCGCCACCAGCACCTGCGGCACCATCCGCGGGTGCTCGGAATACATCCGCGCCCGGGGGATGCGGACGAAGGTGGTGGCGGTGGACTCCATCGGGAGCGTGATCTTCGGGGGGGCGCCGGGGCCCCGCCTGGTCCCCGGGCTGGGCGCGGGGGAGCGCCCCGGCCTGTACCGCCCGGAGATGGCGGACGAGGTGGTGCTGGTGAGCGACCTGGACTGCGTGGTCGGGTGCCGGCGGCTGGTCCGCAGGGAGGGGATCCTCGCGGGCGGGTCGGCCGGTGCGGTCATGACGGCGGTGGAGCGGATGCGCGACCGGATCCCGCCGGCCTCCCGGTGCGCGGTGATCCTGTGCGACCGCGGGGAGCGCTACCTGGAGACCATCTACGACGACGCGTGGGTCGAAGAGAAGTTCGGGCCCGTGTCCCATCTCTGGACGGAAACAGCACTCATGGAGGAGTATGTCTGA